DNA from Ignavibacteria bacterium:
TTTTTCCCACGTTTTTATTCACTGTAATCATAAAGGAAATTATTTATGGCTGGAAAAAGTTTAAACAAAGTAACATTAATAGGACATCTTGGCAAAGATCCTGAAATACGTTATACGAAATCCGGAATGGCGGTTGCCTCTTTCAGTCTTGCAACAAATGCAACGTGGCAAGACCAAGATGGAAATCAACAAGAAAAAACTGAATGGCACAACATTATTGCTTGGACAAAACTCGCAGAAATTTGTCAACAATGGTTAAAAAAAGGACATCAAATTTATCTTGAAGGTCGTTTGCAAACGCGCAATTGGGATGATAATGCTGGTGTCAAGCATTACATTACTGAAATCGTGATGAATGATATGATAATGTTAGGAGGGAAGCGCGACAATGCGAATGCTCCCGCAACTCCTCTCCCGGTTGAAAATTCACCATCTTCTGGTTCTCCCGACGATTTGCCGTTCTAAATATTTAACAGATTTTTTTTAATGAACCCGTGAAAAAAAACTTCATGGGTTTTTTCATTTTTATAAAAGAAAGTATATTCACCACCGATTTTAATTCACTGTTCAATTCAGTGCGTTCTTTTATATACAAACGTTGGTGTCCCGATTCTTTTCGGGATGAAAAGGGAATTCCGTGATTCTATTTGTAGAAAAATCGGAAACTGCCCCGCAACTGTAATTCCAATAATTTTTTGAACATGCGTCACTGTTCATTTTCTTGAATGGGAAGACGTTCAAAATTATACAAGATTTGTATGAGGAAAAGTCAGGAGACCTGCCAATGTTTTTTTCACAACACCTTCGAGGGAAGTTGGCGGAACAATGCATTTAGCAGGTTCATTTTCCCATCTTCTTTATTGAGGATGGGATTTTTTTT
Protein-coding regions in this window:
- a CDS encoding single-stranded DNA-binding protein, which gives rise to MAGKSLNKVTLIGHLGKDPEIRYTKSGMAVASFSLATNATWQDQDGNQQEKTEWHNIIAWTKLAEICQQWLKKGHQIYLEGRLQTRNWDDNAGVKHYITEIVMNDMIMLGGKRDNANAPATPLPVENSPSSGSPDDLPF